Part of the Brassica oleracea var. oleracea cultivar TO1000 chromosome C8, BOL, whole genome shotgun sequence genome is shown below.
CATTTGAATAGATCATACAAATGAATCATTTGGATGGAGATGGCAAATGGTGAAACAAACAGCCCCTTGGTGTTAGGAGAAAGTGTAGTTAATTAGAGGGTATGTAGAACATTGCACAAAGAAGAAGTGTGCTTCTAGCAACAAGTGTCTTAGTATGTAATTTGAAAGACAAAAAGTGTCATAGAGTAAAAATTTCTTATGAATAAAAACATTGTTAGAGACATGCTCATAATCAAAGATAAACATAAAACTTTAACACACGATTAAATAAAATATATAAAATACTACACATATAATTTCATGAGAAAAAAAAAAAAAAAAACAGACGTATTTCTATTTTAAAATATAACTAAAATAAATACTAAACTTCAAATAGTACCATATCACAAAACATAGTTGATAACAAATAAAAATCAAAAACTTAAGAAATATAAACAAAGATCAAATGTTAACAAAATTAATATATGTTCCCGCCAACCCCTAGTAGTTAAGAACAATACAATACAACAAATCAACCATCAAATGACATTGTTCATTGTAGGCCTGGGCAACATCTCATTAAGTGGCTAGAGGAACCAAATCAACCATCAAATGACATTGTTCATTGTAGTCTACGCGCCTAGATTTCGAAATTTCTAAAAAGAGTAACATTTGGTTACACAGAAGAACAAAAGGTCCTCTGTCCTGAAAAAGAAAACTCTTTCCGCTCTTAGGGTTTTGGCTCAATTGTGCTTCGACATTGCCCACCCCCTTACCAATTTCTTCTCGAAGCTTCCTTAAGAAAGAAGCTTGGAGCAGAATATTCGGACCCACCGTGGAAAGTGGAGACATTTTAGGCTTGAGAGATGGTTTTAGATTTGTCTGATTTAGAACCTGTTGGTTGCAACAATGGTCAGGACGAGACGGGTTAGTTTGGGTCTGTTTGTTTTATACGATTTGTAGTCAAATCTGGAGACTTTTTTACTTTTGGGATGTTCTCGTGACAGAGAACTTCAAGATTGAAGCTTTTTTTTATTTTTATATATGTGAAACTGTGACTTAAAAAGGGAGTTATGTTCTATGGAGTAGTGTAGTGTCCAAGATTACTTGGTCTGTTGTTGAGGTTTTGAAAATGTTTGGATTTTTTTTTTTTTTTAACCTGTGATACAGAACTTAAGAGAAACAAGAAAGCCAAGAAGAACAATCCAGAAAGAGAAGTTGATTCTTCTATTTCTTCAGACCACTCTTGTTTTGTGGCCCTTGTCACGGCTTCGAATCTACACAAAGATGCTCTGGTACTAATACCTTTTATTTGTATATTAGTTTCTAATCACTCACTTAATGAGATGTTGTTCATAAAGTGGCGCACTTTATTTTAGATCCTCTTGTGGTTAATGCTTGGGAGAGAACTTATTGAAATATAACCAAAAACTTTAACTTTAACATGGCTTTGGATCAGTTTCAATAAGGCATCTTAGGCTACTCTCAACTTATTTTATTGCAGGATCTTCCAAAAGAATTCGCAAGCTCAAATCTTCTTGAAAAAGAATGCCGCAAAATTGTTTTAAGAGACAGGTGGGAAAGATCATGGGCAATGGATCTGGCGTTCAACAAGTCATCTGATACTTTCAACATAAGGCAAGGCTGGAGAAGCTTCTGTGATGAAAACGGAAAGAAAGCAGGAAGTTTCTTTGTTTTCAAACTAATTGGAAACAGGGAAACACCTTTGCTCAGTCTATGTTCCACTGAATCAACCAGTAACAAGAACAACACAGAATCTTGTGTGGAGCATTCAACTACACCACCAATCAAAAGCCGTTTAATGACCTTAACAATTGAGCATGCGAGCTTCAGAAAAGGCAGCCTGGTGAGTTTCATTAAATAAACTCATTTTTCAAATGTTTTAAGTATAAATGTTGGTTATGTTTTCCAGCGTCTTCCACTGCGTTTTATGAAGAAACATGGTTTGGATAAACCTCGGTTGATAACTCTGTTGGGCAAAGATGGTACAAAGTGGGTGGCGAATCTGCGACGTGAAAGCTCAGGTGGAAGAATGAGGTTGGGGAAAGGCTGGAAAGATTTTGCTTTAGACAACGGCTTAAAGGTTGGGGACTCCTTTACGTTTGAGTTAGTCGGGAAAAACAATACTCCTCCTATGCTTAGTTTGATTAGAACAAAATCCACAAGTGATACAAGGCAGCCCAGCAGTGGAAACAAGACCAGGGAAGGGAAGAAGACCATAGAGGAGAGGAGAGATTCATCTTCAGCAATGAAGAATCAACTTGTGACATTAACACTCACACCTGAAGATGTCAGAGCCTGTCAACTAGTAAGTTCTCATCAAACAACTCTTGATTCCAAGGTGGGTTGGTTTATGTCTTGATGGTGAGAAGATGTGTTTTAAATCATATATATATTTTTGTAGATTCTTCCAAGTCAATTCATGAAGGCTAATGGTATCTACAAGCTTGGAAAGATAACTCTGTTGGGTAAAAATGGAACGAGGTGGCTTGCATTTCTATTTTCTACTGTCAAAAGATGGACTTCTGGCTCTTGGATGTGGTTGGAAGGACTTTTGCCAAGCTAATGGCGTTAAGACAGGAGAGTCATTCACTTTGGAATGTATTTGCGAAGCTAATGACGCAACTCATGTGTTTAAATTCTGCTCCAACTCTGGAGTAAAGACAAAAAAAAAAGTTGGTTAGAAACATGTTAAGTGCACAATCTTTGACACTGAAACTATTGGTGTAAGAGACACTATCTTTGCAGTGCAATGGAATTGCTCTTGTGTTCCATGAAATGTAGTGATTGTTTTTACTGTACAATCGTTGCTGCTTCATCTGTTAGTATCAGTAGAGTTGAGGACTATTCAGTGCCAAAAAAAGCAACCTCATATTGTTTTTATGCCTTGACTTGGGTGTTTGGGTATTCGATTGTTTTCAGGGAAAAATATAGGCTATTTAAGTATTTATGAAATTTGGATCGATTTTGGTTCAGTTCTTTTGGTTCTTTGTTTTGTTTTGGTAGTAAAAATTGGAAAACAGTAAATACCCAAAACAATTTGCATTGAGTTTGTTTACTTTTCATGCTTTTGAATAGTTTTTGATAATTCTCATATAAATATCAGATAATTTAAATAGTTCAAGTAAAACTATAGCATAGTTCGGATAATGTCAGATATTTAGATAAAAATATCTGAATATTTTGATTTGCAGTTAATTTTGGATAATTTAGATTTTCAGATAATTTTTGACATTTTTAAATAAAATATGGTTTAAATATTATGATATTTATTTTAAAATAAATATAACTAAAAATAAATAATATTTGTAAATATCTAAAATGAATTTGGATTCTCCGATAATTTACAATATTTTCGTTTATATACCATACCAATTTGTCCCACCGCCAAAATCTGTTATTTGCTTCTGGCCAGAAACCGGAATAAAAAAAAGGAAGAAGGAAAATTGCTTTTGTAAATACTTTTGTTTCCTTTTATTTAACGACAAAAACAAAAGGAAATACTTTTGTAACTTATAAAAGTGTTTGTTAGTATTGTCACCGAAGAAAATCTTTTCTAGGTTATTTTTTTTCTTGTGTTCACCAGTTCTTCGAGACAATGGCGAAATCAACGCCTCTTCACCCACAGTTCTTCCACACACTTGTTCCTGGCTGTGGCTTCCACACTCACCTTGTAACCTTCTCTCCTTCTCTTACCTTTTTTTTTTGTCTTCGACCAGCTTTTTAGTCATAGACATTAATCATCTCTTTTTCTTTTTTATTGTTTTCTTGTATAGATAATTCCTTTAGACTTCTTCTCCAAGTATATAGAAGGAAGAAGCGTGGATAACACGGCTCAGCTGAAATCTGACCTCGTCAGACATAACCTGGCAAGTGAAGATGTCTGGTCCGATACTCAGTGACGGCTGGAGAGAGTTCGCCGTCGCTCATAGTCTCCAAGCAGGCCACTTCATCCTTGTCAGATACGAAGGGAATATGGTCTTTCATGTTTCGCATTGCCGTGAGATTCCAAGCAACAACAATAAGCATTCGCACCCAAGAACAGATGTTGATGATCTTCCTAATAAGAAGAAGAGAGCGAAGACAAACAGTAATGAAACAGAAGCGGATTCTTCTTCGTTAGACAACTCATGTTTTGTGGCCACTGTCACATCATTCAATCTACTCATAGATACACTGGTATATATTTCCCATTTATCATACTAATATAGTTTCATCACTCACTTGATTTGACTCTGGTGGTGTTTGCAGTATCTTCCGCAACACTTCACAAGCTCAAACGGTCTTACAAGAGAATCCCACAAGATTGTTTTAATAGATGGAGAGGGAAGATCATGGACACTGGATCTGAGGTTCAATGCCTCATCAGATACTTTTTACATGACCCGGGGTTGGAGAAGTTTCTGTGAAGAAAACGGCCAAGAAGCTGGAGGCTTCTTCACGTTTAAACTTGTGGGAAACGGGGAAACTCTTGTGCTAAGTTTCCGCCCAACAGAATCTACCAGTAGTACAAGGCAAAGAGACTCTTCTGAAGAAGAGGACACAGAATGGGAGACTGATGAAGACGAGCCGTTAATGGAGACAGAAAAGAAGAAGTGTAATCCAAAAGGAAGAGCTGTGCCCTATTCATCGTACTCACCATGTCATAAGAGATTCTTAACATTTACACTTCCACTTGATTATTTCAGAATTGAACGTTTGGTAAGTTTTAGGAAAGAAAAAAAAGAAGAACAACTCTTGATTGTCTCTTATTTTTTGATAGGTGGTTGCACCTCTTTTCCGGAAACCCAAACATTTTGTAAATAGTCTCTCGTTTTGAATCCTAGTGGCGGAGTGCCTACTAGACACTCCTTTACCACTAGGCCAACCTATTTGGTATCATGTCTCCTATTAATCCTCTGTTTTTTTTTGTATCTATAGAGTCTTCCAAAGCAATTCTTGAGGGAGAATGGCATAAACAAGCCTGGAGAGATATGTTTATTAGATAAAGATGGTATGAAGTGGCCGACAAGCCTTCTACGAGACAAGAAAGGAATAATGAGTTTGGGAAAGGGTTGGAAAGAATTTGTCAAATCAAACGGCTTAGCTTCAGGATTCACACTCAAGTTGATATGGGAAGACACAACTCCTGCGTTTAGTTTGTGCTGTCCAGAATCCACCAGTGACAAAGAGCAACAAGAGTATTTCAAACATATCAAGAAACAGTCTCTTTACATAGATCCTAGCAACAACGGAGACAATAGCAGCAAAGATTCATCTCCATCAAGCCATAACCCATTGGTAACAATAAAAATCAGACCCGACATTCTCACATGTAATAGAATGGTAAATTCTAACTCTTTGTACTCTTCATTAGTTCAATCACATTTAAGGGAATACAATATTTTAACTGTTCCTTTCTAATATTTTTCCAGCGTCTTCCAAAGCAATTCGTGATGGAGAGCAACATGAACAAGCCTGGAACGATATATCTGTTGGGCAAAGATGATACAAAGTGGACGACAAAGCTTGTGAAGGAAAGAGACGGGAGAATGAAACTGGGAAGTGGCTGGACAGTTTTTGCTGAAGCAAACGGCTTTAAGCCAGGCGAATCCGTTACGTTGGAGTCGGTATGGGAAGATGGGACTCCTATGATCAGGTTTCTCCGTACAGGTTCTAACAGCTCAAAATATACCAAGAAAGAGTCGGTTTCCACGGAAGTCACAGAGCCTAGAACGAGTGGTTCATCTTCAGAGATCCATGACCGGTTCGTGACATTAACACTATTACCTGAGGATGTCAAAGCCGGTGTACTGGTAAGTTCGTCAAACAACTCTTGTATCAGACATGAATTATATATAGTTTCTGTCTTGAAATTCTAATTTGGTAATGAGATGTGTGTTTTGTTCAAATACTTTTTTTTTTGTAGATTATTCCTAGTCAGCTCTTGGAGGCTAATGGCGTCAACAAACTTGGGAAGATAACTATTTTGGGTGAAAAAAAAATGGAGTTGTCAGGATATCTATTGTCAAGAGGTGGAACTGTTGCTTTGGAAAATGGTTGGGGTGAGTTTTGTGAAGCTAATGGAGTAAAGCTAGGAGAGTCTTTCACTTTGGAGTTCATTAAGAAACCAGACAAAACAACTCATGTATTCAAGTTTTGTTCTCTAGGGAGACACACAAATAGTCACCAACATGTTAATTAGATATAGAAGTTGTTCCAGGTGGTGACTACTCTCCATCCTCCCTGGTAGTAAATCAGAGCACATTTTTTACTAATGATATACACGTATTATCAGTGACTGCGAGTAAACAAACGGCAATGTTAATAGGCAATAAAACCTTTTTATTTTGTCACGTAACTTATTACATTTTCATTTGTTTATTAACCGCCAGGACTGATCAGTTATGTTTTCGCCCATCACTTTTGCACACTTCAGTGTTAGAGCATGATTAATGGTGGTTTTTAGGATGAAATTCTTAACGGAATATAAGAACCCGTTTAAGAACCGATTCTTAGTTTTTTCAGTTAAAAGTTAAGAGACGGGTTCTTATTTTCCGCTAAGAACTCTCAATTAATCATCTTATTAATTTTTCAACCAAAAAGAACATAGAAAATGTCAAGAGTACTTCAGATCACCCTTGTTCAATTACTTTTAATATCTGAAGTCAAATCTCACTTTTGAGTTTATCGAAACGCATGGAGACTAGTAGAGTGCACGTGTCTTCCTCTGAAACCAAGCCCTTAAATGGATATACAGAAATCAAGAAACGAATAGCTCAGCAATAAATTTATATGTTACTAGTCTTTTACACAAAATTTATTCAAGACTCTTTGGTGAAATGTTGTGTTTCTTACACACTTTCCACCATGAAATTTAGAGCTAGAGGGTAAGAGATCTAGAAACTTGGAGAACATGGTGAACCAACATTTCTTTCAGCCTCTTCTTCCCGGCTTCCACAGCCACTTGGTACTCAATCTCTCTTCTTTCATTTAAAAGTCTTTCTCTGAGAAGCTAATTTAGAAAGATGGTTCTGGTTTATTTGTATATGCATGTTGCTTCAGACCATTCCTGTAGCCTTCTGCTCCAAGCATGTAGAAGGAAGAAATGAGCACATGACTACGGCGAAGCTGAGATCAGACATATCGGACGATATAACCTGGAAAGTGAAGATAGAAGATGGCCGGAAACTCACTGATGGTTGGAAAGAGTTCGCTCTCGCGCACGATCTACGAGTTGGTGACATTGTCATT
Proteins encoded:
- the LOC106310826 gene encoding LOW QUALITY PROTEIN: B3 domain-containing protein REM12 (The sequence of the model RefSeq protein was modified relative to this genomic sequence to represent the inferred CDS: deleted 1 base in 1 codon), with translation MVLDLSDLEPVGCNNGQDETELKRNKKAKKNNPEREVDSSISSDHSCFVALVTASNLHKDALDLPKEFASSNLLEKECRKIVLRDRWERSWAMDLAFNKSSDTFNIRQGWRSFCDENGKKAGSFFVFKLIGNRETPLLSLCSTESTSNKNNTESCVEHSTTPPIKSRLMTLTIEHASFRKGSLRLPLRFMKKHGLDKPRLITLLGKDGTKWVANLRRESSGGRMRLGKGWKDFALDNGLKVGDSFTFELVGKNNTPPMLSLIRTKSTSDTRQPSSGNKTREGKKTIEERRDSSSAMKNQLVTLTLTPEDVRACQLILPSQFMKANGIYKLGKITLLGKNGTRWLAFYFLLSKDGLLALGCGWKDFCQANGVKTGESFTLECICEANDATHVFKFCSNSGVKTKKKVG